The following are encoded in a window of Sutcliffiella horikoshii genomic DNA:
- a CDS encoding response regulator transcription factor, with protein MIRVLFVDDHEMVRIGVTAYLSAQPDIEVVAEADDGSVAIELALEHKPDIILMDLVMKEMDGIEATRRIMEQWPEAKIIIVTSFLDDEKVYPALEAGATSYMLKTSKASEIANAVRSTYKGQSILEPEVAGKMMQKMRRKTEILPHEELTNREMEILLLMTQGKTNQEIADELFIALKTVKVHVSNILAKLQVQDRTQAVIYAFKHSLVN; from the coding sequence ATGATTAGAGTGTTGTTTGTAGATGATCATGAAATGGTAAGAATCGGTGTTACGGCATACCTGTCAGCTCAACCCGATATAGAGGTTGTTGCTGAAGCGGATGATGGATCTGTCGCAATTGAGCTGGCACTCGAACATAAACCTGATATTATTTTAATGGACTTAGTCATGAAGGAAATGGACGGGATCGAAGCAACCAGAAGAATCATGGAACAATGGCCGGAAGCGAAAATCATTATTGTTACGAGCTTTCTTGATGATGAAAAAGTCTATCCTGCACTTGAAGCGGGAGCTACCAGCTATATGCTGAAAACTTCCAAAGCAAGTGAAATTGCCAATGCAGTTCGTTCCACCTATAAAGGACAATCCATCTTGGAGCCGGAAGTGGCAGGAAAAATGATGCAAAAGATGCGCAGGAAGACCGAAATCCTTCCTCATGAGGAATTGACCAACAGGGAAATGGAAATCCTTCTCCTCATGACACAAGGGAAAACGAATCAAGAAATAGCGGATGAGCTGTTCATCGCACTTAAGACAGTGAAGGTACATGTAAGCAATATATTGGCTAAGCTCCAAGTACAGGATCGAACACAGGCGGTCATCTATGCATTCAAACACTCATTGGTCAACTAA